Proteins encoded in a region of the Synechococcus sp. BIOS-U3-1 genome:
- the thrS gene encoding threonine--tRNA ligase, which translates to MPVVTLPNGTTKIFEGPVTIADVAASIGPGLAKAAVAGVVDGESLDMAMPIDKDVDLRLLTAKDAEGIDVIRHSFAHLVGHAVKQLYPEAQMAIGPVIKDGFYYDIAYDKSFTPEDLEAIEKRMKELIAKDYEVNVEVVNRNQAKQAFESRKEPYKLKIVEEIPDGEMIKLYHHEEYTDMCRGPHVPNTRHLRHFKLMKVSGAYWRGDSNNQMLQRIYGTAWGTEKELKSHLTQLEEAEKRDHRRLGRQLSLFHIQDNAPGMVFWHPPGWAIYQKLQQYIRRRLRESGYQEISTPQIVDRTLWEKSGHWDKFKEDMFTTSSENRDYAVKPMNCPCHVQIFNQGLRSYKDLPVRLSEFGSCHRNEPSGTLHGLMRVRNFVQDDGHIFCSEDQIQSEVSSFIDLVFDVYKTLGFETISIKLSTRPENRVGSDEVWDKSEKALQDALENKNLEWELYPGEGAFYGPKIEFSLQDCLGRVWQCGTIQVDFSMPDRLDATFIGEDGSRHTPVMLHRAVLGSFERFIGILIENYAGDFPFWLAPEQIRILPVSDDAREFSETIQKKLLGQSIAATVDESGERLGKLIRNGEKAKIPVLAVIGAKEAANNTVSLRSRKNGDLGEISVDELIAYCNQANKNKSEDALVAAVHS; encoded by the coding sequence ATGCCCGTCGTCACCCTTCCAAACGGAACAACCAAAATTTTCGAAGGGCCTGTCACCATCGCAGACGTAGCTGCATCGATTGGCCCTGGGCTTGCCAAGGCAGCTGTAGCAGGAGTGGTGGACGGTGAATCCTTGGACATGGCCATGCCCATCGACAAGGATGTTGACCTGCGTTTGTTAACAGCAAAAGATGCTGAAGGAATTGACGTCATAAGACACTCTTTTGCTCACCTAGTCGGGCATGCAGTGAAACAGTTATATCCTGAAGCTCAAATGGCAATTGGACCTGTCATAAAAGACGGATTTTATTACGACATCGCCTATGACAAATCCTTCACTCCAGAAGACTTAGAAGCCATAGAAAAGCGAATGAAAGAGCTAATAGCAAAGGACTACGAAGTCAATGTTGAGGTGGTAAATCGCAATCAGGCAAAACAAGCATTTGAATCCCGAAAAGAGCCCTACAAATTGAAGATTGTAGAAGAAATACCCGATGGGGAGATGATCAAGCTTTATCACCATGAGGAGTACACAGACATGTGCCGCGGGCCTCACGTCCCTAACACGAGGCACTTACGACATTTCAAATTAATGAAGGTGTCTGGTGCTTACTGGAGAGGCGACTCCAACAACCAGATGCTTCAAAGGATCTATGGAACGGCTTGGGGCACAGAAAAAGAACTCAAATCACATTTAACGCAACTCGAAGAAGCCGAAAAAAGAGATCACCGTCGCCTTGGTCGCCAGCTGTCACTCTTTCACATCCAGGACAATGCACCTGGCATGGTGTTTTGGCATCCCCCTGGGTGGGCGATCTATCAAAAACTTCAGCAATATATCCGTAGACGGCTACGAGAGTCCGGTTATCAAGAAATCAGCACTCCCCAAATCGTTGACAGAACATTGTGGGAAAAATCAGGACATTGGGATAAATTTAAAGAGGATATGTTTACGACATCCTCAGAGAATCGAGACTATGCGGTTAAACCCATGAATTGCCCGTGTCATGTTCAAATTTTCAATCAAGGCTTACGGAGCTATAAAGATTTACCAGTCAGGCTCTCTGAGTTTGGTTCCTGCCACAGAAATGAACCATCAGGAACACTCCATGGACTAATGAGAGTCAGAAACTTTGTTCAAGATGATGGGCATATCTTTTGTTCAGAAGATCAAATCCAGTCAGAAGTATCAAGCTTTATCGATCTAGTTTTTGACGTCTACAAAACACTTGGATTTGAAACAATTTCCATTAAATTATCAACTCGACCTGAAAATAGAGTTGGGAGTGATGAAGTCTGGGATAAGTCTGAGAAGGCACTCCAAGACGCACTAGAAAATAAAAATCTAGAATGGGAATTATACCCAGGTGAAGGAGCATTTTATGGTCCCAAAATTGAATTCTCGCTGCAAGACTGCCTCGGAAGAGTCTGGCAATGCGGAACAATTCAGGTTGATTTTTCGATGCCTGATCGACTCGATGCAACCTTCATCGGTGAAGACGGGTCTCGACACACACCCGTGATGCTGCACAGAGCCGTTCTTGGCAGTTTTGAGCGATTCATTGGAATTTTGATTGAAAATTACGCTGGCGACTTTCCCTTTTGGCTTGCACCGGAACAAATTAGAATTCTTCCAGTGAGCGACGACGCAAGAGAATTCTCAGAAACGATCCAGAAAAAGTTACTTGGCCAGAGTATCGCAGCCACTGTGGATGAATCAGGTGAGCGACTCGGCAAACTGATTCGCAATGGAGAAAAAGCTAAAATCCCAGTATTGGCGGTAATTGGAGCCAAAGAAGCCGCTAACAATACCGTCAGCCTTAGAAGTCGAAAAAATGGAGATCTTGGAGAGATATCTGTTGACGAATTGATCGCTTATTGCAATCAAGCCAACAAAAACAAATCAGAGGATGCTCTGGTTGCAGCCGTACATTCATGA